One genomic segment of Flexibacter flexilis DSM 6793 includes these proteins:
- a CDS encoding protein-L-isoaspartate(D-aspartate) O-methyltransferase produces MFVIEDTYRQQGLRRGLLRILKEKGIDNPEVLGAIGKVPRHVFLERAFLEHAYDDKAFPIGEGQTISQPYTVARQSILLEVQKGHKVLEIGTGSGYQCCVLLTLGAKVFSIEYNQNLFRTYTNLLQRMGYNATFRCGDGSLGWPTYAPFDRILVTAGAPAVPDALIAQLAPNGIIVIPVGADRQQRMLRIRKDAHGNITSEDCGEAAFVPLLGENGWDKTSFFNR; encoded by the coding sequence ATGTTTGTAATAGAAGACACATATCGCCAACAAGGACTACGACGCGGCTTGCTCCGTATATTGAAAGAAAAAGGCATCGACAATCCTGAAGTACTGGGGGCTATTGGCAAAGTCCCTAGACACGTTTTTCTCGAAAGAGCCTTTTTAGAACACGCCTACGACGATAAAGCTTTTCCCATTGGCGAAGGTCAAACCATTTCACAACCCTATACCGTTGCCCGACAATCCATTTTACTAGAAGTACAAAAAGGCCATAAGGTGTTGGAAATAGGAACGGGTTCGGGCTACCAATGTTGTGTCTTGCTTACTTTAGGCGCAAAAGTTTTTTCTATCGAATACAACCAAAATCTTTTCCGAACTTATACCAATTTGTTGCAACGCATGGGATACAATGCTACGTTCCGCTGTGGTGATGGCTCTTTGGGCTGGCCTACTTACGCACCTTTCGACCGTATTTTGGTAACAGCGGGTGCGCCTGCCGTGCCTGATGCCCTCATTGCACAACTCGCCCCCAATGGCATTATTGTCATTCCTGTCGGAGCTGACCGACAACAACGAATGCTACGAATACGAAAAGATGCGCACGGCAATATAACCTCTGAAGACTGCGGCGAAGCGGCTTTTGTACCTTTGTTGGGGGAAAATGGCTGGGATAAGACTTCTTTTTTTAATAGATAA
- a CDS encoding OmpA family protein: MLKKQKYIFLALWLGSFGLSYAQNDVKLLEKGKKFIEAKNFPAAVKFLEDAVTANPKNAEANWRLAQAYLQSSPKKRALTFAEKAVSLSNPVPDEMYFTLGQARHIAHDFDGAIDAYKRSDSKRYNRIEVARLVRQCEFGKKYVASPTAARMSNMGNVVNTANSEYLPFITADQMRLFFTSRRASTTGGERDPDDGLYYEDIYISYNRGGAFDAGQNLPSPINTKQHDACIGISPDGQTMFIYRGTNGGDIYISELKDKEWSKPVAFENNSPAFESSVCMSADGRKLFFVSDRKGNKDIYMCLRQKNKWGPPRILSNKINTPYDEESPNLQADGKTLYFSSKGHSSMGGYDIFKIPMGAGDATGAPENLGSPINTAADDLYFSLSADGKYGYFASEKEEGLGRQDLYVVRMPPPPRPPDVALLKGTVRDETGKPLEATISVSDNVSKEQVAQFKSNGSSGEYVVALPAGRNYNVTIEQKDRLFYSENVSMSSEGGYTELRREVKLSKPETGAKIILNNVFFDSGKAELRPESATELQRLVQLMRRLPKLKVEVSGHTDNVGNERINQKLSESRAAAVRTFLTTQGIEAMRLTAKGYGSAKPLGNNATAEGRQQNRRTEFVITGM; encoded by the coding sequence ATGTTGAAGAAACAAAAATATATCTTCTTGGCTTTGTGGCTGGGCAGTTTTGGCCTCTCGTATGCCCAAAACGATGTGAAGCTGCTGGAAAAAGGGAAAAAATTTATTGAAGCGAAAAATTTCCCTGCTGCCGTCAAATTTCTGGAAGATGCCGTAACCGCCAATCCAAAAAATGCCGAAGCCAATTGGCGATTGGCCCAAGCCTATTTGCAAAGTTCACCCAAAAAACGCGCCCTTACTTTCGCCGAAAAAGCCGTTAGCCTAAGCAATCCCGTACCCGACGAAATGTATTTTACGTTGGGGCAAGCGCGGCACATTGCACACGATTTTGATGGGGCGATAGACGCATACAAACGTTCTGACTCAAAGCGTTATAACCGCATAGAAGTTGCGCGATTGGTGCGTCAATGCGAATTTGGGAAAAAATATGTGGCTTCGCCCACGGCAGCACGTATGTCCAACATGGGCAACGTCGTAAACACAGCCAACTCCGAGTATTTGCCTTTTATCACTGCCGACCAAATGCGCCTGTTTTTCACCTCGCGCCGCGCCAGCACCACAGGCGGCGAACGCGACCCCGACGACGGTCTTTATTACGAAGATATTTACATTAGCTACAATCGCGGCGGAGCTTTCGACGCAGGCCAAAATTTACCTTCGCCCATCAACACCAAACAACATGATGCTTGTATCGGCATTTCGCCCGACGGCCAGACCATGTTTATTTACAGAGGCACAAACGGCGGCGACATTTATATTTCGGAGCTAAAAGACAAGGAATGGAGCAAACCCGTAGCCTTTGAGAACAACAGCCCCGCGTTTGAGTCGTCGGTGTGTATGTCGGCAGACGGGCGAAAGCTATTTTTCGTTTCCGACCGCAAAGGCAACAAAGATATTTATATGTGTCTCCGACAAAAAAACAAATGGGGGCCACCGCGTATTTTGAGCAATAAAATCAATACGCCTTACGACGAGGAATCGCCCAACTTGCAAGCCGATGGCAAAACGCTGTATTTCAGTTCCAAAGGCCATAGCAGCATGGGCGGCTACGATATTTTTAAAATCCCGATGGGTGCAGGCGATGCCACTGGCGCACCCGAAAATTTGGGTAGCCCCATCAATACTGCCGCTGATGACTTGTATTTTTCACTTTCGGCAGATGGTAAGTATGGTTATTTTGCTTCCGAAAAAGAAGAAGGTTTAGGCCGCCAAGATTTGTATGTGGTGCGTATGCCGCCGCCGCCTCGTCCGCCAGATGTGGCACTGCTCAAAGGCACAGTGCGCGACGAGACGGGCAAGCCGCTCGAAGCGACTATTTCTGTTTCGGACAATGTGAGCAAAGAACAAGTAGCGCAATTCAAATCCAATGGCAGCAGTGGCGAATACGTCGTGGCATTGCCAGCAGGCCGCAACTACAACGTAACCATTGAGCAAAAAGACAGGCTTTTTTATTCGGAAAATGTGTCGATGTCTTCGGAAGGTGGCTACACCGAATTACGCCGCGAAGTGAAACTTTCCAAGCCCGAAACAGGCGCAAAAATTATTTTAAATAACGTGTTTTTTGATTCGGGAAAAGCTGAATTGCGACCAGAATCCGCCACAGAATTACAAAGACTCGTGCAACTTATGCGCCGACTTCCCAAACTCAAAGTAGAAGTAAGCGGCCATACAGATAATGTTGGAAATGAAAGGATTAACCAAAAACTTTCGGAAAGTCGTGCCGCCGCCGTACGTACTTTTCTCACGACACAAGGCATAGAAGCCATGCGCCTAACAGCCAAAGGTTACGGCAGTGCCAAACCGCTCGGCAACAACGCCACCGCCGAAGGTCGCCAACAAAACCGCCGCACAGAATTTGTGATTACGGGAATGTGA
- the pdhA gene encoding pyruvate dehydrogenase (acetyl-transferring) E1 component subunit alpha has protein sequence MREKNKVKSEKVTYSKETYLFWYESMLLMRKFEEKAGQLYGQQKIKGFCHLYIGQEACAAGSASALRKTDKYITAYRDHALPLALGTSANAIMAELFGKQTGCSKGKGGSMHIFDKEVNFVGGHGIVGGQVPLGAGLAFAEKYLGTDNLCIAYMGDGAVRQGALHEAFNMAMLWKLPVIFVVENNGYAMGTSVQRTSNVTELYKLGLSYDMPSEPVNGMKVEDIHEAVSRAAERARRGDGPTFLEFRTYRYKGHSMSDPQKYRTKEELEQYKEQDPIEDVRNTILTQNLATEDELNAIDEKVKEVVAESVRFAEESPYPPADEVYKDIYVEDNYPFIVE, from the coding sequence ATGAGAGAAAAAAACAAAGTAAAATCGGAGAAAGTAACTTACTCAAAAGAAACGTATCTGTTTTGGTATGAGAGTATGTTGCTCATGCGCAAATTTGAGGAAAAAGCAGGACAACTTTACGGCCAACAAAAAATCAAAGGCTTTTGCCACTTGTATATAGGCCAAGAGGCTTGTGCGGCTGGTTCGGCTTCTGCTTTGCGCAAAACCGACAAATATATTACGGCTTACCGCGACCACGCTTTGCCATTGGCATTGGGTACGTCGGCAAATGCCATTATGGCCGAGCTTTTCGGCAAGCAAACGGGCTGCTCTAAAGGGAAAGGCGGTTCGATGCACATTTTCGATAAAGAAGTAAACTTCGTAGGCGGACACGGCATCGTGGGAGGACAAGTGCCTTTGGGTGCGGGTTTGGCTTTCGCTGAAAAATATTTGGGTACAGACAACTTGTGTATCGCTTACATGGGCGATGGCGCAGTACGCCAAGGTGCTTTGCATGAAGCCTTTAACATGGCGATGTTATGGAAATTACCTGTAATCTTTGTAGTAGAAAACAACGGTTACGCGATGGGTACTTCCGTACAACGCACATCGAATGTAACAGAACTTTATAAACTTGGTTTGTCGTACGATATGCCTTCTGAGCCTGTAAACGGCATGAAAGTAGAAGACATTCACGAAGCAGTAAGCCGTGCTGCCGAACGCGCAAGACGTGGCGATGGTCCTACATTCTTGGAGTTCCGCACGTATCGTTACAAAGGTCACTCGATGTCTGACCCTCAAAAATACCGCACCAAAGAAGAGTTGGAGCAGTACAAAGAGCAAGACCCAATAGAAGACGTTCGCAACACAATTTTGACACAAAATCTTGCAACTGAAGACGAACTAAATGCCATCGACGAAAAAGTAAAAGAAGTTGTGGCCGAAAGTGTGCGTTTCGCCGAAGAGTCTCCATATCCTCCAGCAGATGAGGTGTACAAAGATATTTACGTAGAAGACAATTATCCGTTCATCGTTGAGTAA
- a CDS encoding S66 peptidase family protein, producing MANCIIPPALQRGDKVIIVAPSKAISGQADVAHARQILESWGLKVEFAKHLFAQHHQFAGTDAQRAADLQAAFDDTSIKAVFCVRGGYGMSRIIDQIIFDGIKNSPKWVIGFSDITLLLSELYQNGMASVHGIMPKLFGQQGAEYSVESLRQWLFKKSIQYQITGSALNREGTATAELVGGNLTMFCHAIGTRSEIDTRGKILFLEDVGEHLYHIDRLFWQLRRSGKLAGLAGLIVGHFSDMEDNTPSFGQSLQQIVATHTQDFDYPIAYHFPVGHEPQNVALPLGVPLQFSVGKRYVSLQTPQTYLV from the coding sequence ATGGCCAATTGCATCATTCCCCCAGCTCTCCAGCGCGGCGACAAAGTCATTATTGTTGCTCCAAGCAAGGCCATTAGCGGCCAAGCTGATGTGGCACACGCACGCCAAATCTTGGAAAGTTGGGGATTGAAAGTGGAATTTGCAAAACATTTATTTGCCCAACATCATCAGTTTGCAGGCACTGATGCGCAACGCGCTGCAGACTTGCAAGCCGCTTTCGATGACACAAGCATCAAAGCTGTGTTTTGCGTACGCGGTGGCTACGGCATGAGCCGAATTATTGACCAAATTATTTTTGATGGAATAAAAAACAGTCCCAAATGGGTGATTGGTTTTAGTGATATTACGCTGCTGCTTAGTGAATTATATCAAAACGGTATGGCCAGCGTACATGGTATTATGCCCAAACTTTTTGGCCAGCAAGGCGCGGAATATTCCGTAGAAAGTTTGCGCCAATGGCTTTTCAAAAAATCCATTCAATACCAAATAACAGGAAGTGCTTTGAACAGAGAAGGCACAGCTACCGCCGAACTGGTGGGCGGAAACCTGACGATGTTTTGCCATGCCATCGGCACGCGTTCCGAAATTGACACACGCGGTAAAATTCTGTTTTTGGAAGATGTAGGCGAACATTTGTACCACATCGACCGCCTTTTTTGGCAGTTGCGGCGCAGTGGAAAACTCGCAGGTTTGGCAGGCTTAATCGTGGGGCATTTCTCAGACATGGAAGATAATACGCCAAGTTTCGGGCAAAGCCTCCAGCAAATCGTCGCGACGCACACACAAGATTTTGATTACCCAATAGCCTATCATTTTCCTGTTGGCCACGAACCCCAAAATGTGGCATTGCCATTAGGTGTACCATTACAGTTTTCTGTTGGAAAACGATACGTTAGCTTGCAAACGCCCCAAACTTATTTGGTCTAA
- a CDS encoding DUF5606 family protein produces the protein MNLQDIATISGKGGLFRISKPTRTGVILETLDAQKSKIVAGATSRVSILKEISIYTTSKEGSVLLEKVLMDIFTKYEGKTVELSSKSSEKELWDFVFGVIEDCDKSRVYTSDLKKLVSWYNILVQYAPDLFVAKTEEAPA, from the coding sequence ATGAACTTACAAGATATTGCGACGATTTCAGGCAAAGGCGGTCTTTTCCGTATTAGCAAACCAACACGTACAGGTGTAATTCTCGAAACCCTTGACGCTCAAAAAAGTAAAATCGTAGCAGGTGCCACAAGCCGCGTTTCGATTCTGAAAGAAATTTCTATCTATACCACATCCAAAGAAGGTTCTGTGCTTTTGGAAAAAGTATTGATGGATATTTTTACGAAATACGAAGGCAAAACCGTAGAACTTTCGTCTAAGTCTTCGGAAAAAGAACTTTGGGATTTTGTGTTTGGTGTAATTGAAGACTGCGACAAAAGCCGCGTTTATACTTCCGACCTCAAAAAATTAGTTTCTTGGTATAATATTTTGGTGCAATACGCTCCAGATTTGTTTGTAGCCAAAACCGAAGAAGCTCCCGCTTAA
- a CDS encoding carboxypeptidase-like regulatory domain-containing protein: MKKLILLLIIIGGKFTAQAQTHITAYSAHVFDQATRKPLPLVSVSSPQQSTYTDFAGAFSLKATSSDSIRFSSVGYNKVVFAAATLPDTIFLVPSNLLLKEVTVTQTPVRKREKMGAADKFGKIGKREWTGFWYKGKLHGLMHDDFSIAVRVNNTYRRSVKVSKVKFLISDDRNYTILKDETGFSDPITVTVPVQNTKILVRLHAHKPDFDEKPASKDVLLENLVMEVGKNQEVLEFDISEQCIMLPTQGLFFALDFLGIIENDQFISVEKLTDHQLHQFVPCFMPQDNLKEKTALQSFSKTTRNPNQWVLSLVGNYQMAAFVEIPSYP; encoded by the coding sequence ATGAAAAAACTCATTCTATTGCTTATTATAATAGGAGGGAAGTTTACCGCGCAGGCGCAAACACATATTACAGCGTATTCGGCGCATGTTTTTGACCAAGCCACCCGCAAGCCTTTACCGTTGGTTTCGGTTTCTTCGCCACAACAAAGCACTTATACGGATTTTGCGGGAGCTTTCAGCCTCAAAGCCACATCTTCGGATTCTATTCGCTTTTCGTCGGTTGGCTATAATAAAGTAGTGTTTGCCGCCGCCACATTGCCCGACACGATTTTTCTTGTGCCATCAAATCTCTTATTAAAGGAAGTAACAGTTACTCAAACGCCAGTTCGCAAACGCGAGAAGATGGGGGCTGCTGACAAATTCGGCAAGATTGGCAAGCGCGAATGGACAGGCTTTTGGTATAAAGGGAAACTCCATGGCTTAATGCACGATGATTTCTCTATTGCCGTGCGAGTAAATAATACTTATAGGCGTTCGGTGAAGGTGAGCAAAGTCAAGTTTTTGATAAGCGACGACAGAAATTATACGATACTCAAAGACGAAACAGGCTTTAGCGACCCGATTACAGTAACTGTACCTGTCCAAAACACTAAAATATTGGTGCGTCTGCACGCACATAAGCCCGATTTTGACGAAAAACCTGCTTCCAAAGATGTTTTGTTAGAGAATTTAGTGATGGAGGTCGGTAAAAACCAAGAAGTTTTGGAATTTGATATTAGTGAGCAGTGTATCATGTTACCGACGCAAGGGTTGTTTTTTGCTTTAGATTTTTTGGGAATAATAGAAAACGACCAGTTTATTTCTGTCGAAAAGCTCACAGACCACCAATTACACCAATTTGTGCCATGTTTTATGCCACAGGATAATTTGAAGGAAAAAACAGCTTTACAAAGCTTTTCTAAAACCACCCGAAATCCTAATCAATGGGTTCTTTCACTCGTCGGCAACTACCAAATGGCTGCTTTTGTAGAAATTCCGTCGTATCCCTAA
- a CDS encoding FtsK/SpoIIIE family DNA translocase yields MAQNTYKNTPKEPQVENPAAASKSKAKSVKSIKINPTFLQDPKFKFSLGFALMLFSFAVLTALFSALFTGKADQSVVESLWNGTLRESGKEAENWLKLGGAIIAYFLMYKWFGICSFFVPPLLFAAAYRAIFKKSLINLNRITRFAVFMALWVGSLLGYVVYLSEAETSFGFLSGGIGYEIAFFFHDMIGWGTWLLLVFSGGLFMLYFFDLSVPTGKPKEEKQPTPEPVITEKPIITTSVPLIDEEEFEKNQQAEELDEETDEENLEILDQQPPVTPVLPETPKIPAEPAFTVTNTPTQAQEEDEQDKEPEFVIEKTPTEILLDDDDYQRAALNAGVGDYDPKLDLPSYAYPILDLLQPHTGNNVHINNEELAANKDKIVDTLSQYGIAISNIKATVGPTVTLYEIVPAPGVRISKIKSLEDDIALSLAALGIRIIAPIPGKGSIGIEVPNKNREMVSIRSVLANERFLKSDKELPVVLGKTISNEVLIIDLAKMPHLLMAGATGQGKSVGLNVLLASLLYSKHPSQLKFVLVDPKKVELSLFSKIERHFLAALPNSEEAIITDTKKVVNTLNSLCIEMDTRYDLLKEANCRNLREYNTKFVERKLNPEKGHKFMPYIVLVIDELADLMMTAGKEVEQPIARLAQLARAIGIHLVVATQRPSVNVITGIIKANFPARLSFRVTSKVDSRTILDTGGAEQLVGQGDMLFSQGSDLIRLQCPFVDTPEVERVCDFIGGQRGYDSAYLLPEYEGEDGGSDKAEFDPSERDALFEEAARTIVLHQQGSTSLIQRKLKLGYNRAGRLIDQLESAGIVGPFEGSKAREVLIKDEYALEQLLRKISEK; encoded by the coding sequence ATGGCGCAAAATACATACAAAAACACGCCCAAAGAACCCCAAGTGGAAAATCCAGCGGCGGCGAGTAAAAGCAAAGCAAAAAGCGTAAAATCCATTAAAATAAACCCAACCTTTTTGCAAGACCCCAAATTCAAATTCTCGTTGGGTTTTGCCTTAATGTTGTTTTCATTTGCAGTCCTAACAGCTTTATTTTCAGCTTTATTTACAGGCAAAGCCGACCAAAGCGTTGTAGAAAGTTTGTGGAACGGCACGCTCCGCGAGTCGGGCAAAGAAGCCGAAAACTGGCTCAAGTTGGGCGGTGCAATCATTGCATATTTTTTAATGTACAAATGGTTTGGTATTTGTTCGTTTTTTGTTCCGCCATTACTTTTTGCGGCAGCCTATCGCGCCATTTTCAAGAAAAGTTTGATTAACCTCAACCGCATTACACGCTTTGCCGTGTTTATGGCTTTGTGGGTGGGCTCGTTGTTGGGCTATGTGGTGTATTTGTCGGAAGCCGAAACCAGTTTTGGATTTTTGAGCGGCGGTATCGGCTACGAAATAGCTTTCTTTTTCCATGATATGATTGGCTGGGGAACGTGGCTTTTGTTGGTGTTTAGCGGCGGTTTGTTTATGCTTTATTTCTTCGATTTGTCCGTACCAACTGGTAAACCCAAAGAAGAAAAACAACCAACACCCGAACCTGTCATTACCGAAAAACCAATTATTACGACTTCTGTGCCACTAATAGACGAAGAAGAATTTGAGAAAAATCAGCAAGCTGAAGAATTAGACGAAGAGACGGACGAAGAAAATTTGGAAATCTTAGACCAACAACCTCCCGTAACGCCTGTTTTACCAGAAACACCTAAAATTCCAGCAGAACCCGCCTTTACAGTAACCAATACACCAACGCAGGCGCAAGAAGAAGACGAGCAAGACAAAGAACCTGAGTTTGTGATAGAAAAAACGCCGACAGAAATCCTGCTCGACGATGACGACTACCAACGTGCCGCCCTAAACGCTGGCGTTGGAGACTATGACCCAAAACTGGATTTACCGTCTTACGCCTACCCTATTTTGGATTTGTTGCAACCGCATACGGGCAATAACGTACACATCAACAACGAGGAACTGGCCGCCAACAAAGATAAAATCGTGGATACGCTCAGCCAATACGGCATTGCGATTTCCAACATCAAAGCAACGGTAGGGCCTACGGTTACGCTTTACGAAATCGTGCCTGCACCAGGGGTTCGTATTTCCAAAATCAAAAGCCTTGAAGATGATATTGCCTTGAGTTTGGCCGCGTTGGGCATCAGGATTATTGCCCCAATCCCTGGCAAAGGCTCAATCGGTATAGAAGTTCCTAACAAAAACCGCGAAATGGTTTCGATTCGCTCAGTGCTAGCCAACGAACGTTTCTTGAAATCAGATAAAGAATTGCCAGTTGTTTTGGGTAAAACCATTTCTAACGAAGTGCTTATCATTGACTTAGCCAAAATGCCTCACTTGCTCATGGCGGGTGCGACTGGGCAAGGTAAATCGGTGGGTTTGAACGTATTATTGGCTTCATTGCTGTACAGCAAACACCCTTCGCAACTCAAATTTGTGTTGGTGGACCCCAAAAAAGTAGAACTTTCGCTTTTCAGCAAAATAGAACGCCATTTCTTGGCCGCACTACCCAACTCGGAAGAGGCCATTATTACCGATACTAAAAAAGTAGTGAATACACTCAACTCGCTTTGTATCGAGATGGACACGCGTTACGATTTGCTCAAAGAAGCCAATTGCCGCAACCTTCGCGAATACAATACCAAATTTGTGGAACGTAAACTTAACCCCGAAAAAGGACACAAGTTTATGCCTTACATCGTGTTGGTTATTGACGAGTTGGCGGATTTGATGATGACGGCGGGCAAAGAAGTAGAACAACCTATCGCACGTTTGGCACAATTGGCGCGTGCCATCGGTATTCACTTGGTAGTGGCCACGCAACGCCCTTCGGTAAACGTTATTACGGGTATTATCAAAGCCAACTTCCCTGCGCGTTTATCGTTTAGAGTAACCTCGAAAGTCGATTCACGCACGATTTTGGACACTGGCGGCGCGGAACAATTGGTCGGTCAAGGGGATATGCTTTTCTCGCAAGGTTCTGACCTTATTCGTTTGCAATGTCCGTTTGTGGACACGCCCGAAGTGGAGCGTGTTTGTGATTTTATCGGCGGACAACGTGGCTACGATTCGGCCTATCTATTGCCCGAATACGAAGGCGAAGACGGCGGCTCAGACAAAGCTGAATTTGACCCATCCGAACGCGATGCACTTTTTGAGGAAGCGGCACGTACCATCGTGCTACACCAACAAGGCAGTACTTCTTTGATTCAACGTAAATTAAAACTTGGTTACAACCGTGCGGGTCGCCTCATCGACCAACTCGAATCGGCGGGCATCGTCGGGCCATTCGAGGGCAGCAAAGCCCGCGAAGTGTTAATCAAAGACGAGTACGCGCTGGAGCAACTTTTACGCAAAATTTCAGAGAAATAA
- a CDS encoding sugar transferase yields the protein MKKNIVRTYYLLADFLAALLAWISFYIARKYVTADYNESVWFTLLESGAVIGLFWLLVYAIAGFYVQVYRRSRVKEVLSILAVSFVGVSIISVAILLDDDVAGHSSFYFYTFAYFLIHSFWELLLRVSVTTHLHRLIRKGIIYFNTVIVGSEQKAKEIYEELKSSNSFLGNRILGYVHTAEEREHLLTEIPHLGSYTNLENIIQEKSLTQVVIATEPSEHKLIEDILNRVEGTNVNVSIIPDLYQILIGAVRVSHVFGTPLVEIRQELMPVWQQVVKRGMDIGASLAVLTIGSPFYLFVSLMTKFSSEGPIFYSQERIGKGGLPFRIYKFRSMYTNAEQAGPALSSDHDPRITPWGRFMRKTRIDEFPQFYNVLIGDMSLVGPRPERQYFIDQIVKVAPHYKHLNRVRPGITSLGQVKYGYAENVEQMVRRLKYDIIYIENMSLAMDFRIMIYTVLTVLKGSGK from the coding sequence ATGAAAAAAAATATAGTACGCACTTATTATTTACTGGCAGACTTTTTGGCCGCGTTGTTGGCTTGGATAAGTTTTTATATCGCCCGCAAATACGTTACGGCAGACTATAATGAAAGTGTTTGGTTTACACTCCTCGAAAGTGGCGCAGTGATTGGCTTGTTCTGGTTGCTGGTGTATGCGATTGCGGGTTTTTATGTGCAAGTGTATCGCCGTTCTCGCGTAAAGGAAGTGTTGTCTATTTTGGCCGTCTCTTTTGTGGGCGTGTCTATTATTTCGGTTGCCATTCTACTGGATGATGATGTTGCGGGCCATTCGAGTTTTTATTTCTACACCTTTGCGTATTTTCTGATTCATAGCTTTTGGGAATTGCTTTTGCGCGTGTCAGTTACTACGCATTTGCACCGCCTTATTCGTAAAGGAATTATTTATTTTAATACGGTGATTGTAGGCTCAGAACAAAAGGCCAAAGAAATCTATGAAGAACTAAAAAGCTCTAATAGTTTTTTGGGTAATCGTATTTTGGGCTACGTGCATACGGCCGAAGAGCGCGAACACCTTCTTACCGAGATTCCGCATTTGGGAAGTTATACCAATCTGGAAAATATTATTCAGGAGAAAAGCCTTACGCAAGTGGTGATAGCCACCGAGCCTTCCGAACACAAACTTATTGAGGATATTCTTAACCGTGTAGAAGGCACAAATGTGAATGTGAGTATTATCCCAGACTTATATCAAATCTTGATTGGGGCGGTACGCGTAAGTCATGTTTTTGGTACACCTTTGGTCGAAATCAGACAAGAACTAATGCCCGTTTGGCAGCAAGTTGTAAAACGCGGCATGGATATAGGCGCATCGCTGGCAGTGCTGACGATTGGTTCGCCGTTTTACTTGTTTGTTTCCTTGATGACTAAGTTTTCGTCTGAAGGGCCAATTTTTTATTCACAAGAAAGAATCGGGAAAGGCGGCTTGCCGTTTCGTATTTATAAGTTTCGGAGTATGTACACGAATGCCGAACAGGCAGGCCCTGCACTCTCTTCCGACCACGATCCACGCATTACGCCTTGGGGTAGATTCATGCGCAAAACCCGCATTGATGAGTTTCCGCAATTTTATAATGTACTTATCGGAGATATGTCGTTGGTGGGGCCACGCCCAGAACGCCAGTATTTTATTGACCAAATCGTAAAAGTAGCCCCGCATTACAAGCATCTGAACCGCGTAAGACCTGGTATCACGTCTTTGGGACAAGTGAAATACGGCTACGCCGAAAATGTGGAGCAAATGGTGCGCCGCCTCAAATACGATATTATTTACATCGAAAATATGTCGCTGGCAATGGACTTCCGCATTATGATTTATACGGTGCTGACCGTGCTAAAAGGTAGCGGAAAATAA
- a CDS encoding lipocalin family protein — MVKLTAKSWKFESGTISPNYKGSAVLSTDVLPECSRDNVVTYKLDYTVESQEGNLKCRENSVINGTWGVNTDKKSMYVKLSSEYMNKLEYVEVSDSTLKYRYSWTNIDGTFTIFYKFKAI; from the coding sequence GTGGTTAAGCTGACTGCTAAAAGTTGGAAATTTGAATCTGGCACTATTAGTCCTAATTATAAAGGAAGTGCTGTATTGAGTACGGATGTGCTGCCAGAATGTAGCAGGGATAATGTTGTAACCTATAAATTAGATTATACAGTAGAGTCCCAAGAAGGAAATTTGAAATGTAGAGAAAATAGTGTTATTAATGGCACGTGGGGCGTAAATACAGACAAAAAATCTATGTACGTTAAGTTGAGTAGCGAATACATGAATAAATTAGAATACGTGGAAGTTTCGGACTCAACGCTAAAATATCGTTATTCTTGGACAAATATTGACGGGACATTTACTATATTTTATAAATTTAAAGCAATATGA
- a CDS encoding NUDIX hydrolase, with protein MLSFTDTKLLVEKYNAFNETEAAFKTQVLDFLEKNPHNFADRHNLNGHLTASAWILDATFQKCLLIHHAKLQRWFQAGGHIEPEDTSLEHAAWREATEETGLKSLETLSRYPQIWDIDIHPIPANKQMAAHLHFDIRFAFMATDKEILPQLSEITDIRWINLSELPNYNDSESLLRMKSKTLALCEKF; from the coding sequence ATGCTATCCTTCACAGACACTAAGTTATTAGTAGAAAAATATAACGCATTTAACGAAACGGAGGCGGCTTTTAAGACACAGGTTTTAGACTTTTTGGAAAAAAATCCGCACAACTTCGCCGACCGCCACAATCTCAACGGACATCTTACTGCTTCGGCTTGGATTCTGGACGCAACCTTCCAAAAATGTTTGCTCATTCACCATGCCAAACTGCAACGTTGGTTTCAGGCAGGCGGCCACATCGAACCCGAAGACACAAGTCTTGAGCATGCGGCTTGGCGCGAGGCTACCGAAGAAACAGGCTTGAAAAGTTTAGAAACATTGTCCCGCTACCCACAGATTTGGGACATCGACATTCACCCAATCCCCGCAAATAAGCAGATGGCGGCGCATTTACATTTCGATATTCGCTTTGCTTTTATGGCCACAGACAAAGAAATTTTGCCACAATTGTCAGAAATTACAGACATTCGATGGATAAATTTGTCCGAATTGCCCAACTACAACGATTCCGAATCACTTTTGCGCATGAAGTCTAAAACATTGGCATTGTGTGAGAAATTCTAA